One Anolis carolinensis isolate JA03-04 chromosome 4, rAnoCar3.1.pri, whole genome shotgun sequence DNA window includes the following coding sequences:
- the traf3ip3 gene encoding TRAF3-interacting JNK-activating modulator isoform X1 yields the protein MLSRFCQSHIHRRPHPESYEEKYERLQERHEVQLKRKSWTSSHLKDKHQRKGTNMQLQNPRQKEFLRRRNVRIEELGMTEVPPLSDTKTSLITEESWSNQITQLHHKAIQCDLSDIFVDSKLDSSENKLAVEVSRNSRGTQTTVESSAVKKNSSQQTDCEKTVVDKEVTQLSIYIEEALYRELLLKRKMVNLQGLLSNLYQVAEKSWKDYLNEDKLKDRVDNLTNQLLICSQKYSERNLQRVILDLEDQKQNYQQKMKESLQKLLQEKLQLERQLENVQRNLAIVQEECTLWKEQCNILKQDWSQQPGKHAEQENKLYILENKLQQPETQNSQLHQNLQDLESECTSLSAKPDNVKEDNRLSVENLSAVENRLQTQEKESATIKYLHDVMHNQSKEIRIQQNEL from the exons ATGCTTTCTAGATTTTGTCAGTCGCATATCCATCGCCGCCCTCATCCTGAGAGTTATGAAGAAAAATATGAGCGCCTGCAGGAGAGGCATGAAGTCCAGCTTAAAAGGAAAAGCTGGACCTCATCCCATCTTAAGGATAAACACCAAAGGAAAGGGACCAATATGCAACTCCAAAACCCACGACAAAAAGAATTTCTCAGAAGGAGGAATGTAAGAATTGAAGAGCTTGGAATGACAGAAGTGCCTCCACTTTCTGACACAAAAACGTCTTTGATTACTGAG GAGTCTTGGAGTAATCAGATCACCCAACTTCAtcacaaggctattcagtgcgaCCTCAGTGATATTTTTGTAGATAGCAAATTGGACTCTTCTGAAAACAAGCTCGCTGTGGAAGTTTCTAGAAACTCTAGAG GAACACAAACCACTGTGGAATCCAGTGCAGTAAAGAAAAACTCAAGCCAACAGACAGA CTGTGAAAAAACAGTTGTTGATAAG gaaGTGACTCAGCTTTCTATCTACATTGAG gAGGCACTATATCGAGAGCTACTGCTGAAACGGAAAATGGTGAATTTACAGGGGCTTCTATCCAACTTATATCAAGTAGCAGAAAAATCTTGGAAG GATTACTTAAACGAAGACAAACTCAAAGACAGAGTGGATAATTTGACAAATCAGCTTCTGATTTGCTCTCAG AAGTACTCAGAACGGAACTTACAAAGAGTTATTCTGGATCTAGAAGATCAAAAGCAGAACTATCAGCAGAAAATGAAAGAGTCTCTTCAGAAGTTGCTTCAAGAGAAACTGCAATTAGAAAGACAACTTGAGAATGTCCAG AGAAACTTAGCTATTGTACAGGAAGAGTGTACCCTCTGGAAAGAACAGTGCAACATATTAAAACAAGACTGGAGCCAGCAGCCTGGCAAGCATGCCGAACAAGAAAACAAGCTTTACATCTTGGAAAACAAACTTCAG CAGCCAGAGACTCAGAACTCTCAGTTGCACCAAAACCTGCAGGACTTGGAGAGTGAATGCACAAGTCTCTCCGCTAAACCTGATAATGTCAAAGAAGACAACAGGCTTTCAGTGGAGAATCTCAGTGCAGTGGAAA ACAGACTGCAAACTCAAGAAAAAGAGAGTGcaacaattaaatatttgcatG ATGTGATGCACAATCAATCCAAGGAAATTAGAATTCAACAAAATGAACTGTAA
- the traf3ip3 gene encoding TRAF3-interacting JNK-activating modulator isoform X3 produces the protein MLSRFCQSHIHRRPHPESYEEKYERLQERHEVQLKRKSWTSSHLKDKHQRKGTNMQLQNPRQKEFLRRRNVRIEELGMTEVPPLSDTKTSLITEESWSNQITQLHHKAIQCDLSDIFVDSKLDSSENKLAVEVSRNSRGTQTTVESSAVKKNSSQQTDCEKTVVDKEVTQLSIYIEEALYRELLLKRKMVNLQGLLSNLYQVAEKSWKDYLNEDKLKDRVDNLTNQLLICSQKYSERNLQRVILDLEDQKQNYQQKMKESLQKLLQEKLQLERQLENVQRNLAIVQEECTLWKEQCNILKQDWSQQPGKHAEQENKLYILENKLQQPETQNSQLHQNLQDLESECTSLSAKPDNVKEDNRLSVENLSAVENVMHNQSKEIRIQQNEL, from the exons ATGCTTTCTAGATTTTGTCAGTCGCATATCCATCGCCGCCCTCATCCTGAGAGTTATGAAGAAAAATATGAGCGCCTGCAGGAGAGGCATGAAGTCCAGCTTAAAAGGAAAAGCTGGACCTCATCCCATCTTAAGGATAAACACCAAAGGAAAGGGACCAATATGCAACTCCAAAACCCACGACAAAAAGAATTTCTCAGAAGGAGGAATGTAAGAATTGAAGAGCTTGGAATGACAGAAGTGCCTCCACTTTCTGACACAAAAACGTCTTTGATTACTGAG GAGTCTTGGAGTAATCAGATCACCCAACTTCAtcacaaggctattcagtgcgaCCTCAGTGATATTTTTGTAGATAGCAAATTGGACTCTTCTGAAAACAAGCTCGCTGTGGAAGTTTCTAGAAACTCTAGAG GAACACAAACCACTGTGGAATCCAGTGCAGTAAAGAAAAACTCAAGCCAACAGACAGA CTGTGAAAAAACAGTTGTTGATAAG gaaGTGACTCAGCTTTCTATCTACATTGAG gAGGCACTATATCGAGAGCTACTGCTGAAACGGAAAATGGTGAATTTACAGGGGCTTCTATCCAACTTATATCAAGTAGCAGAAAAATCTTGGAAG GATTACTTAAACGAAGACAAACTCAAAGACAGAGTGGATAATTTGACAAATCAGCTTCTGATTTGCTCTCAG AAGTACTCAGAACGGAACTTACAAAGAGTTATTCTGGATCTAGAAGATCAAAAGCAGAACTATCAGCAGAAAATGAAAGAGTCTCTTCAGAAGTTGCTTCAAGAGAAACTGCAATTAGAAAGACAACTTGAGAATGTCCAG AGAAACTTAGCTATTGTACAGGAAGAGTGTACCCTCTGGAAAGAACAGTGCAACATATTAAAACAAGACTGGAGCCAGCAGCCTGGCAAGCATGCCGAACAAGAAAACAAGCTTTACATCTTGGAAAACAAACTTCAG CAGCCAGAGACTCAGAACTCTCAGTTGCACCAAAACCTGCAGGACTTGGAGAGTGAATGCACAAGTCTCTCCGCTAAACCTGATAATGTCAAAGAAGACAACAGGCTTTCAGTGGAGAATCTCAGTGCAGTGGAAA ATGTGATGCACAATCAATCCAAGGAAATTAGAATTCAACAAAATGAACTGTAA
- the traf3ip3 gene encoding TRAF3-interacting JNK-activating modulator isoform X2, whose protein sequence is MLSRFCQSHIHRRPHPESYEEKYERLQERHEVQLKRKSWTSSHLKDKHQRKGTNMQLQNPRQKEFLRRRNVRIEELGMTEVPPLSDTKTSLITEESWSNQITQLHHKAIQCDLSDIFVDSKLDSSENKLAVEVSRNSRGTQTTVESSAVKKNSSQQTDCEKTVVDKEVTQLSIYIEEALYRELLLKRKMVNLQGLLSNLYQVAEKSWKDYLNEDKLKDRVDNLTNQLLICSQYSERNLQRVILDLEDQKQNYQQKMKESLQKLLQEKLQLERQLENVQRNLAIVQEECTLWKEQCNILKQDWSQQPGKHAEQENKLYILENKLQQPETQNSQLHQNLQDLESECTSLSAKPDNVKEDNRLSVENLSAVENRLQTQEKESATIKYLHDVMHNQSKEIRIQQNEL, encoded by the exons ATGCTTTCTAGATTTTGTCAGTCGCATATCCATCGCCGCCCTCATCCTGAGAGTTATGAAGAAAAATATGAGCGCCTGCAGGAGAGGCATGAAGTCCAGCTTAAAAGGAAAAGCTGGACCTCATCCCATCTTAAGGATAAACACCAAAGGAAAGGGACCAATATGCAACTCCAAAACCCACGACAAAAAGAATTTCTCAGAAGGAGGAATGTAAGAATTGAAGAGCTTGGAATGACAGAAGTGCCTCCACTTTCTGACACAAAAACGTCTTTGATTACTGAG GAGTCTTGGAGTAATCAGATCACCCAACTTCAtcacaaggctattcagtgcgaCCTCAGTGATATTTTTGTAGATAGCAAATTGGACTCTTCTGAAAACAAGCTCGCTGTGGAAGTTTCTAGAAACTCTAGAG GAACACAAACCACTGTGGAATCCAGTGCAGTAAAGAAAAACTCAAGCCAACAGACAGA CTGTGAAAAAACAGTTGTTGATAAG gaaGTGACTCAGCTTTCTATCTACATTGAG gAGGCACTATATCGAGAGCTACTGCTGAAACGGAAAATGGTGAATTTACAGGGGCTTCTATCCAACTTATATCAAGTAGCAGAAAAATCTTGGAAG GATTACTTAAACGAAGACAAACTCAAAGACAGAGTGGATAATTTGACAAATCAGCTTCTGATTTGCTCTCAG TACTCAGAACGGAACTTACAAAGAGTTATTCTGGATCTAGAAGATCAAAAGCAGAACTATCAGCAGAAAATGAAAGAGTCTCTTCAGAAGTTGCTTCAAGAGAAACTGCAATTAGAAAGACAACTTGAGAATGTCCAG AGAAACTTAGCTATTGTACAGGAAGAGTGTACCCTCTGGAAAGAACAGTGCAACATATTAAAACAAGACTGGAGCCAGCAGCCTGGCAAGCATGCCGAACAAGAAAACAAGCTTTACATCTTGGAAAACAAACTTCAG CAGCCAGAGACTCAGAACTCTCAGTTGCACCAAAACCTGCAGGACTTGGAGAGTGAATGCACAAGTCTCTCCGCTAAACCTGATAATGTCAAAGAAGACAACAGGCTTTCAGTGGAGAATCTCAGTGCAGTGGAAA ACAGACTGCAAACTCAAGAAAAAGAGAGTGcaacaattaaatatttgcatG ATGTGATGCACAATCAATCCAAGGAAATTAGAATTCAACAAAATGAACTGTAA
- the traf3ip3 gene encoding TRAF3-interacting JNK-activating modulator isoform X4 produces the protein MLSRFCQSHIHRRPHPESYEEKYERLQERHEVQLKRKSWTSSHLKDKHQRKGTNMQLQNPRQKEFLRRRNVRIEELGMTEVPPLSDTKTSLITEESWSNQITQLHHKAIQCDLSDIFVDSKLDSSENKLAVEVSRNSRGTQTTVESSAVKKNSSQQTDCEKTVVDKEVTQLSIYIEEALYRELLLKRKMVNLQGLLSNLYQVAEKSWKDYLNEDKLKDRVDNLTNQLLICSQKYSERNLQRVILDLEDQKQNYQQKMKESLQKLLQEKLQLERQLENVQRNLAIVQEECTLWKEQCNILKQDWSQQPGKHAEQENKLYILENKLQTDCKLKKKRVQQLNICMM, from the exons ATGCTTTCTAGATTTTGTCAGTCGCATATCCATCGCCGCCCTCATCCTGAGAGTTATGAAGAAAAATATGAGCGCCTGCAGGAGAGGCATGAAGTCCAGCTTAAAAGGAAAAGCTGGACCTCATCCCATCTTAAGGATAAACACCAAAGGAAAGGGACCAATATGCAACTCCAAAACCCACGACAAAAAGAATTTCTCAGAAGGAGGAATGTAAGAATTGAAGAGCTTGGAATGACAGAAGTGCCTCCACTTTCTGACACAAAAACGTCTTTGATTACTGAG GAGTCTTGGAGTAATCAGATCACCCAACTTCAtcacaaggctattcagtgcgaCCTCAGTGATATTTTTGTAGATAGCAAATTGGACTCTTCTGAAAACAAGCTCGCTGTGGAAGTTTCTAGAAACTCTAGAG GAACACAAACCACTGTGGAATCCAGTGCAGTAAAGAAAAACTCAAGCCAACAGACAGA CTGTGAAAAAACAGTTGTTGATAAG gaaGTGACTCAGCTTTCTATCTACATTGAG gAGGCACTATATCGAGAGCTACTGCTGAAACGGAAAATGGTGAATTTACAGGGGCTTCTATCCAACTTATATCAAGTAGCAGAAAAATCTTGGAAG GATTACTTAAACGAAGACAAACTCAAAGACAGAGTGGATAATTTGACAAATCAGCTTCTGATTTGCTCTCAG AAGTACTCAGAACGGAACTTACAAAGAGTTATTCTGGATCTAGAAGATCAAAAGCAGAACTATCAGCAGAAAATGAAAGAGTCTCTTCAGAAGTTGCTTCAAGAGAAACTGCAATTAGAAAGACAACTTGAGAATGTCCAG AGAAACTTAGCTATTGTACAGGAAGAGTGTACCCTCTGGAAAGAACAGTGCAACATATTAAAACAAGACTGGAGCCAGCAGCCTGGCAAGCATGCCGAACAAGAAAACAAGCTTTACATCTTGGAAAACAAACTTCAG ACAGACTGCAAACTCAAGAAAAAGAGAGTGcaacaattaaatatttgcatG ATGTGA
- the traf3ip3 gene encoding TRAF3-interacting JNK-activating modulator isoform X5 — translation MLSRFCQSHIHRRPHPESYEEKYERLQERHEVQLKRKSWTSSHLKDKHQRKGTNMQLQNPRQKEFLRRRNVRIEELGMTEVPPLSDTKTSLITEESWSNQITQLHHKAIQCDLSDIFVDSKLDSSENKLAVEVSRNSRGTQTTVESSAVKKNSSQQTDCEKTVVDKEVTQLSIYIEEALYRELLLKRKMVNLQGLLSNLYQVAEKSWKDYLNEDKLKDRVDNLTNQLLICSQKYSERNLQRVILDLEDQKQNYQQKMKESLQKLLQEKLQLERQLENVQRNLAIVQEECTLWKEQCNILKQDWSQQPGKHAEQENKLYILENKLQM, via the exons ATGCTTTCTAGATTTTGTCAGTCGCATATCCATCGCCGCCCTCATCCTGAGAGTTATGAAGAAAAATATGAGCGCCTGCAGGAGAGGCATGAAGTCCAGCTTAAAAGGAAAAGCTGGACCTCATCCCATCTTAAGGATAAACACCAAAGGAAAGGGACCAATATGCAACTCCAAAACCCACGACAAAAAGAATTTCTCAGAAGGAGGAATGTAAGAATTGAAGAGCTTGGAATGACAGAAGTGCCTCCACTTTCTGACACAAAAACGTCTTTGATTACTGAG GAGTCTTGGAGTAATCAGATCACCCAACTTCAtcacaaggctattcagtgcgaCCTCAGTGATATTTTTGTAGATAGCAAATTGGACTCTTCTGAAAACAAGCTCGCTGTGGAAGTTTCTAGAAACTCTAGAG GAACACAAACCACTGTGGAATCCAGTGCAGTAAAGAAAAACTCAAGCCAACAGACAGA CTGTGAAAAAACAGTTGTTGATAAG gaaGTGACTCAGCTTTCTATCTACATTGAG gAGGCACTATATCGAGAGCTACTGCTGAAACGGAAAATGGTGAATTTACAGGGGCTTCTATCCAACTTATATCAAGTAGCAGAAAAATCTTGGAAG GATTACTTAAACGAAGACAAACTCAAAGACAGAGTGGATAATTTGACAAATCAGCTTCTGATTTGCTCTCAG AAGTACTCAGAACGGAACTTACAAAGAGTTATTCTGGATCTAGAAGATCAAAAGCAGAACTATCAGCAGAAAATGAAAGAGTCTCTTCAGAAGTTGCTTCAAGAGAAACTGCAATTAGAAAGACAACTTGAGAATGTCCAG AGAAACTTAGCTATTGTACAGGAAGAGTGTACCCTCTGGAAAGAACAGTGCAACATATTAAAACAAGACTGGAGCCAGCAGCCTGGCAAGCATGCCGAACAAGAAAACAAGCTTTACATCTTGGAAAACAAACTTCAG ATGTGA